In Amphiura filiformis chromosome 2, Afil_fr2py, whole genome shotgun sequence, one DNA window encodes the following:
- the LOC140146327 gene encoding small nuclear ribonucleoprotein Sm D3-like, with protein MSIGVPIKVLHEAEGHIVTCETNTGEVYRGKLIEAEDNMNCQMANITVTYRDGRVAQLEHVYIRGSKIRFLILPDMLKNAPMFKKAGVKGAAGRGKSAILRAQAAAKGRGRGDFHGGRGGRGRGGNVFQRRR; from the exons ATGTCAATTGGAGTTCCTATTAAGGTTTTACACGAAGCAGAAGGCCACATAGTGACATGCGAGACGAATACAGGGGAGGTATACAGAGGAAAGCTTATCGAAGCTGAAGACAACATGAACTGCCAAATGGCCAACATTACAGTAACATATAGAGACGGTAGAGTGGCTCAGTTAGAGCACGTATATATCAGAGGTAGCAAGATCAGGTTTCTCATATTACCTGACATGTTAAAGAATGCACCTATGTTTAAGAAAGCTGGAGTTAAGGGTGCAGCAGGACGAGGGAAGTCAGCCATTCTCAGAGCACAGG CCGCAGCAAAGGGCAGAGGTCGCGGCGATTTCCATGGAGGACGAGGAGGTAGAGGGCGTGGCGGCAACGTATTCCAAAGGAGGCGATGA